In Haliotis asinina isolate JCU_RB_2024 chromosome 15, JCU_Hal_asi_v2, whole genome shotgun sequence, the sequence CTACTTACATGAACCCACTCAATGGCACTCATCTACTCTACCAACTTAAAACAAACCATCCACCCACATATTAAGAGTATTTCAAAACCACCCATCCATCATCCCAGTGTAACCAGGTTATATCCATCCTCCCAGGTTAACCAGGTTATATAAAACCACTAATCCTTCCACTAAACTAACTTACATATAATCACCAATCCACCATACTTACTAAAACAAACCATCCAATCACTTAACAAGAGTATATGAAACCACGTATACACCCTCTCAGCCTACTTAAATGAAACCACCCATCTACCCACTCAACCTACTTACAAAAACAACCCACCTGTCCACTCAACTTTAAACAAGCCATCCACCTACTCACATAAAACCACCCATCCACCCTGCTTACTTAAAACAAACCATCCACCCACTTAACAACAGTATATAGAGCCACCCATCTACCCTCTTAGACAACTTAAAAAAAACACCCACTAAAACAGGTCACATAAAAGCACCCATCCACCCACTAAACTTCCTTACATAAAAtcatccattcattcacttAACCTAGTTACATAAAACTACCCATCCACCAATGTAACCAAGCAACATAaaaccacccatccacccactccACCAATGTGCATAAACCCGACAAGCGACCAACTTAACCATACTACATCCACATATATCTCATACACCTACATACAAACACCTACTTGTATACCTAGCCTATCGACCAATGAAAACTTAACATGCCACTCCCACTTACCAGTGACGTATCACTGTGAGGCTGCCTCTGTGCTCCCTGGAGGATGGGACTTTTCAGGCAGTCTCTTTAGTGGGCGTGGCCGGGCAGACGTTTTCTGTTTTGAGGAATTGTCTTGCTTTCTCCTCCACACCTTGCGTCGGCCACTCTGTGTATCCATGGTAACCTTGAAGGATGCCCTCTCACTCCTCTCCCTCTCAATCACTTCCTGTTTCAGCACCATCATGCCCTGCCTCAGCTCCTTCAGCTTCTTGTCAATGGTGGCCTGGAGCTCTAGACGGGAAGCTTCCACCTTGCGCTGCTTGTTGCTCAGTTCCTGCTTCAGGTCATCCAGCTTCCTCTTGCGAGAACACTCCTGTACCTGCAACAGACAACACAGTGTTTTTACCACAGCAGACAAAAAAGACTCACAGCATCTACACAAGTCATTACTCAATGCACATGCATCAGATGATGTTCCCCATGAACCTTTTAACATGGATTTATGAATCATGAGGAATACAGGGTGTTTAACAATAGTTGATATCTGGTACTGGTAGCAATTTAATGCCATTACTTTCTTCATTGTGATGGTTAGACATAAGACATTTTTATTTGGACACACACAAATGGGACCTAAAAGACAGAAACATCAGTACTGACTTTCTTTGAAGAAGCCCCCTGAATATCTGAAGCTacatcagcatcagcagcagcaacagaaGCATCAGCATCAGATCTGGGGACATCCTCCAGACTCATCCTGGCAAAGACCGGAATCAGTTCATTCTGGGATCGGTAGTCTGTCTTCAGCTTGGTGTGGCGGTTCCTCCTTCGGCGAGGAGAAGGCAGACATGGGGAGTCATCGTCTTCTGGAACCAGACTGTTCTCAGCCAGGTGGTCCACGTGACAACTCTTCCTGTTGGAGGGGTGCTGTGAAGGAGAGTCTGTGTCATCCTGGAATGGGGTTACAAAGCCTTTGGATTTGACCCACAAGAACAATAAAATGCAACATGCAGTTGGGAAAATGCAATTTACCCAAAGCTAATGTCAAGTAAGAAATGTTACAATACGGAAAGACTGTAGGAAAACTTACAGATATAGTTACTGTCAGTGTccttgaattaatgaaatactAACCTTGTCTTCATCATACCAAACCCGGAGACCCCTCTCCTgaaatttatttacaaattgtGAGAAAATACATTACAAGAAAAGGTTTTCCAGAAACATTAGTCAACTGAACTACATCGACTCTACTAGTCTTTACTGAATCTGAGTTCAGAACAAATTCTACCTACAACAGAATTAGGTTTTGCACTAACTAATACCGGAAAGGTGTAGGGCACATTATTCTGAGGTTAGAATTGAAGCTACTGGGATGGTCAAGGACACAATTATTCTGAGGTCACAGCAGCTACTAATGAGTTTCTACCTGTGGGTGCTTAAAGCTGGGCTGGCTGAAGTCTGGGGAGTGAGGGCAGGCAGGAGATTTCTTGACAGGGGAAcacttttagatcatgacaGTTTTAGCGTATGATCAATACAGAATAAAAGACATTCCAACAATCTAGTGTACCTAATAATCGAAAATTGCCATCACCAGTGTGTGTCTCTTGGCCTCTCACAATCTCCCAACAAGCATCACTCAATGAATTACCAGTAGAGATTACATGATGCTACATGGCCAAGTTCAGATTTTGGAATAATATTATTTGCCACACTGTCTTGGTCTGCTGGGTTCTACTAATATCAAACCATATCTTAGTATTTTTATTTGGGTAATAATTTGAAAAGTGATTTTTATACCTTCACAGCCTTAGGCTTGTGCTTCTGAGACAGTGATCTCTGGCCTTTCCGAGAGACTTTACACTCTGGGGTAGGGCGGTTGAGGGGGGAAACATGGGGAGGGTCGTGGTGGTTAGACCTCAGGGTCCCAGGAGGACAAGGTCCTGTATTTGTAAGGATGGGAGGTTGTAGGTATCAGGTATCAGGTATTAAGTTGAGAATGTTGCTGCGGGAGGTTTTTATCTTATTATGAAAATCACATTTTAAAATCTGGTAGAGAAGTTGTCACTGGATGGTGGTGGAATGTATACCTTACTTGATTTAATCCCTCAAGACTACTTTGACATACAATTTTCACTGTTTGATTCCTCAATTTAGTTAACATAAATAAGACCCAATCGATCTCTGCATTCAAATCTGAATACCATGATGGACCTATACCCATGGTCTACATCACACTTTCAGTCTACAActgatgtactgtactgtaacaCTAAGAGTTACTGACGGATATAATCAACTGGATCCGCGTGAAATAAACATAACAAATCTGCTTCtaaaaacaaatattcacaTATGTTAGTGAACGCTACTGCAGTGTTTATCTTAGCTAATAGGAAATGCGAACACTTTTCATACGTCAACAGAAATGCAAACGATATGTCCCCTATAGACCCGTGACAGCCATACAGGGCCACATGACgtaatttaaaatatatatctatatatattgacaTGTGTATCACGTTTGGTCAAGGTTGGTTGGTTAAGTTATCACAAACAGTTTATGATATATGCTTTGGACAACGTATTGCGGAAGCACGGAactcgtttctacttcgttgtTGCAACGGATAATTAAAGAATATGTATTTCAGCTGTTTCCAGCGCAAAATGAATCGGAAATACTCCTGTTTAAAAGAGGAATACACACAGTGATATATAACGAGGACCAGATCTATCCAAACCGCAAAAGTAAATTAAGGAAATCATCATTATTTATCATGGTCATATTCCGCAACGGAAAATAGAGAGGATTGTGGTCACAGTTGACGGTCGCAATATTATCCAAAGGTTTTCCCCCGTCATAATATATGCCGAAATCTTCTCTGATTACAGTATAATATACGGTAAGAAAATACAAGCGTTAAgaataaatatttacacatgaaaatattgttttatttcacagaaTAAGTATTTCGGAAGGATATCATGGTTAAATCCCCGAGACGTTTTCACGGTACAGAAACGTCCATACAGAAATTCCGTTGTTGTGAACATGACAAATAAACCGGGATTAGGGAAAGGCAGGGGcttttttgcacattagaatgaaaaatgtccCATTAAACTTTGGAAGTTtgctattgatacaagggcagtggactattcaaaattcaggaAAACGTTAATAATCCTAAACATGGCCcactgtcaaagttctctttcctaATCTCTGAAAAAGGAAACATTTACCTCAGCATAACACTTTCAGAACAGCATAACTTCAAGTAaaatttggaaaatgtattaaCCTTATTTTCGCCTGGGGGATAATAGAAGCTGTGCATGAATATAGAAGTAAATAAATTGGACATTCGTAATACAAAACGCTGGAAAGTAGCATCAACTATTTTAACGGTTCTGTGTTCGAAAAAACGGTATAAAAAAGGCAACGGCATTCCTAACCTACAAAAACATACCCATCTCTGCGATGCCACTAAATATAATTATGTATTTTGTCAGGAAATAAGCACTAATGTACATCTCGTCTAAATCGGACAAAGTACGAAATAAATTTAGATCGCTATGTCAGGATTCCAAACACAGAGTTCACCTTGTGAAAATACGATAACTGAATTGGTAGATTTCTAagttttctaaatgtttttcttAAAACTTACCTGAGCCAAGTGTCCGAGACATCAGTGGGGATTCAGCAGACAGGAAGGAATCTGTGGTAAAAGCCAATGCTTTTTCGAGAGCTCTTCGATGTTTCTCTGACGAGATACAGTGAAGAAGAAGACGAGTAGAGTCTGTCACGCAATATATAGGGGAGGAGCGGACGGTCGAGGAAACGATTAGCAACGGTGTGTGCGTAACTAGGGGCAATTCCACTGTCCTCGTGATAGGGGTGTGAGGATGGATCAGTCcaatttttaaaataacagTCAGCATCGTCCGTTACCTA encodes:
- the LOC137264825 gene encoding uncharacterized protein — encoded protein: MSLEDVPRSDADASVAAADADVASDIQGASSKKVQECSRKRKLDDLKQELSNKQRKVEASRLELQATIDKKLKELRQGMMVLKQEVIERERSERASFKVTMDTQSGRRKVWRRKQDNSSKQKTSARPRPLKRLPEKSHPPGSTEAASQ